The Scomber scombrus chromosome 19, fScoSco1.1, whole genome shotgun sequence DNA window CAAAGACAGACTCGCAGGAACCagtaaagataaaaagataagataaagagaataagataagataaatacaAATACGGGTGACAGGAGAGAAGTTCTGGCAGCATGACAGTTTTGTCATGGGGTTGAGTTCATCCAGATAAGTGCTGACAGATTTGGAGATTGATAAACCATGTTCTTAATTCTCTGGAAAACGACCTGTTTACACCTGTGACTTCTCTGCTAATCTGATTAGAATGTACTCGTTGACGCACAAGGCTAGTTTATTAGGTTTATTAGGCTGAACAGAGCCTCACCTGAtttaagtcaagtcaagtcaagtcaaactttatttataaagcacatttaaaaacaacctcagttgaaccaaagtgctgtacagttattaaaatacaatataatcatacacaaatataataataaataaaacagtaaaggaataagtaagagctcaatttaaaaaaaagagtaaaagtaaagataaaaatagaatagaataaaataaaataaaagccaagGATTCTCGCCTAGCTGGGGCTGATcgccaaggagaaaagatgggttttcagcagtgtCTTAAAGTGCTCTGTGCAGCTCTAACCTGGAAAGGTAGGCTGTTCCACAGCTTTGAGGCCGCCACTGAGAAGGCTCAGTCCCCAcgagtacagagtctggacggaggtactgccaggagcagctggtttgTCGACCTAAGTGCTCTGGAATTACTGTGAGGCTGTACAAGCGCTGATAAATAAGATGGTGCCAgaccatttaaacacttaaaaacaattaataaaaccttgaactggATCCTAAAATGAACAGGCAACCAGTGCAAAGATGCAAGGACGGGACTGATGTGATCACGCCGTTTATTTCCAGTCAGCAGGCGGGCGGCTGCATTTTGGACTACCTGTAAACGGCGCAGTGCTGACTGGTCGAGACCAACAAGcaaagagttacagtagtctaaGCGTGACGTAACAAAAGTTTAAGTATCTGTTGAGCGATATTCACTTTCGGCAGTAGATGGCGGTAGCGGTTTTGGTAAGTTAGTGACTGGGGCTGTAGTTCTTTGTAGAAGAATGTCAATGAAGACAGAATACCAGCAACAGAGACGATTTCAGTACAATAAAATCATCTGGCACCTGGATGAAAGGTGTGTTAAATGTGCAGCTCTTACAGACTGTCCTCAGTTAAAATGTGATGAATAGTTTGTGTTGTCAGTGTACACTTTGTGTGACGTCACCGAGTCAAGTCAGCACTTTATGGCCTCCCTGATTATTACTGTGGTTTTTATCCCACTGCTTCATTTATTACgttgaaaatgaaacacttcACCCTTTGTTGGATTATTCTGCTGAGAATAAAATCAggtgtttatatgtttgtgtcattttgggGGGAAAGGGAAACATCGACTGGTGTTAAAGTGTGTGATGGATGCGATTGATTCTTCAAACCAGCTTCTTGAGAAACTTTTACTTTAACATttcatcaagctcataatacttttgtacttttactgtaatactttaactacatcaagctcataactCATTTTCaaagctttacaaataaaatatgcatgtgCTATAAATGCATGACTATCATTTTCGCATCTGCCTTGTAAAATCAGCTCAATTACGGGAGTGTTTAAGGGCATTTGGGTAAACAGAGCATGCTGTTAATATTAGTATCTGACTATTTATTATGTCAAGTTCAATTCATCCAAGAAGAAACATGCATTGCATTGctcgatgacatcatcagtttaAAGCGCAGCAGCTGTAAGTTTCATTTGTAGGAAAATCGAAAGTAATCTGTAGCTTTCATGAATCGTGGGTTTTTCTTTAAGGCTAAGAGGGCAGAATTTTATATGTCAGTCTGATATGAAAGAAATGTTGAATGAATAACTTTAAATTGAACTTTCGCTGAAGATAACACAATTAAGAAGGCAAGTATGACATATCATGCCATACGGTGTTTCACCCTTTAAAGGTAAGCTATGATACCTGCAAATATGTTAAATGTCCTATAATTTATCTCAATTTAAGCCGTAATATACCATATTTAAGTGTTATGCTAATTAAAGTGAGTGTTTACGTTATTCGTCAAATCGTAATGAATTCCTCTCGTTTATATTTTGACAACATAACAAATCAAAAGAGACACTGTTGTTTGTTAATTGATGTAGAGCTTTTGTCACCTTTTTTGCTCCGTAAAACTACaattaaattacaaatgaaAGTCAAAACATTGTGTTGACGTGTTACAGCAGAGTGTTATGTTTAAGTTTAGCCTTAGTTTCGGTTAGTTAGTCGATTTTGAGTCAAGCCATTCATTTTATCAACTGGACCTTGGTGCGTCTGAGGGAGCTAGGACGACTGAGGCACAGCACATAATACACACAACAAGGCGTGGATGTTTTATGAATGAAGAcagtaaagttattttttatcacAAGCAGAggctgtttcttttgtttcaggctttttttctccacattttaacacatagtTTTATccataacacaacacacaggcaCGAGTAACTCTGAACAGCCTCTTCAGTCGTTTAAGTAAATcattaaagaaagaagacatACCTTAATTTTGACTTGATTGGACAGATAAACACATGATACCATGACTCATAGACAGTAATGTGAGTGCTGTTATTGTTGATTTGGATAAATGGTAATGTTCCTCCCAAACACTAGAGGGAGACATGGTAAAGGCCATCTGAGCTCAGGTTTATTTAAGTGCATGCCAGTCATCACAGGTGTGCTGATGGTCAGAGGCAAACAAGCGTTTTGACTGTGCTCAGGAGTGAATGATctatttgttgttgtattgtttaAGTTATGTCAAAGGTTTACAGAAGTTGCAGACAATGCACACAAGGACATTTGGTAAGAAAATAGAATCATTTCATCAACTGGAAAAGACTGACTAACCTTTAGTTTATTTATGAGTACACATCTAAACAATCACAGCCATTAGCAACCAGTTTAGGCAAAATTTTAGGGTATAGTCACTATAGTTGTGTTTTCTGGGACTTGATGGTTGCAGATGTGAACTTTTTAGTTCCTCAAAAACACCTGAACCTCTTTACTACTGATCCATTTAAATGATCATCTCACTTTTCTCTCCATTGAAGTAGTCTTAATTTTACTTTTCCAGGTTCTGTCTCTGAGATTGTTGCCTCCATCTCAGTACTGTCAGGTTGATTTACTTCCCATGTAAATATATCTAAAGTATAACtatattaacattatttatCCTGCTTAAAAAGCCTCAGATCTCTTCAAGCAAGAATGCTTCTTTTCGGGGCACTATCTGCCAGTTTTGCTTTTGGAGTGAAGAGTGGGGTGCTTTGTTGTAGTTTCATTCATATATTCACAGCAAGATACCATACACTCTATTAaattgtaaacaaaaaaacaaaaaaaatcctgtgtttgagtgacacacacagtcagatcGTTGTGTGCAGCATGTTTTAAAAGTTTGCATTCTGGCATTAATTGCAGAAATATGACAGCTGATCTGTTAAATCAGATTCTGATTGatcctgtttgtgtgttaataAAGTTACCAGTGCTGGTAAAGACAAATGAACTGAGGACATCTAGTGGTCATATAAAGTAGTGCAGGGTCTGAAATGAGAAAACTAAATAGACACAAACTGAAGTACATTCTCTGTGTCTGAACTTAACagcaacaatcagacaagatgTATATCAGTAGAGAAGGTGGGGTGATAATTACAACTCATTAACACCAACATTCAGtgtgaggagacagaggagggggtCCATCCCTCTGAAACCCCTCTGTGTGGGAAACATGATGACAGTCAGACTAAAGCTAAgagtgagatgaggatctctaaatgtttaaaatggctGTTCTCTGTTCCTGACATTACTCCACCATCTGAACTCAaagtcaaatgtgtgtgtgtgtgtgtgtgtgtgtgtgtgtgtgtgtgtgtgttgtgttacagTTTGGCCATGGAGAGCAAGTGGTCTTCAGAGGAGTAAGTCACCATTATGTTACTTGATAATGTTAAGTGTAATGAATAATGTAAAATTCATGTTGTCCTGGATTGATTTCATATGATTGAGCAGGATTGATGTTGATATAAGAAGCAGCGGGAAATTACAGAAACCATTTTAACAACAGTCTTGCATAATAATCTATTTTATGCTCCTAGACATGTGTTAGAGTATCTCAAAGTCCAGGAGAGGGATCCCAAAGCACACAAATTCCTCGGACAGCTCTACGAGAGAAAGGGAGACATCAACAAGGCCGTAAGATGTTTCATGGTAAGAGGCATATGAACTTGGGGAAAACCAAATGTGCAGAACAAAGACATTCTTCTTAAAAGATTGCATGACATTTTGTTCCTGGTTCCTCTATGTGATATATGAGTTGAGCCCAAGACCTGCCACAATGAGCTCGTTGCTGGGTGATTAAATTgagattaaataaagattaaatagaGGTGTGTGTTTACAGACTTCAAGTATCAGTCAACTCAACCAAACAGGTATTTCAGGCTGTAATTAATAGCTGCTTAGGGAGGGGAAATTACATTCATACACTCTGAATGTAGTTTGATTTACTGAACGGGAAGTGCTTTAAAAGTAATCTATGAGTTGTGTGTGCTTTCTGCTTCTGTTGACCAATTCTTAAAGCATTATGTGTGGTCAATTTAAATTTAGCAAAATAAAACCCCTCAAAATTTGGTTTGATTGAGTAGGTAACCCATcagtttatgtttaaaaatgaatgtccttttaattgttttatttgttaacaACTCTGctcattattttaattcattcagcACACCGAAGGATTGATAGCTGGTTGCAAAGATCCACAATAAGCTTTTCTGGACAGAAAATCTAAAGTtggtccaaaaaaaaagagaactgTATCTTCACTGTGATGTATCATCTACCTCAAGCAAATTCAGGGAGTCTTAAGTTGTTTGTATTTAAAGCACACTGATTGGAAATACATTTGTAGTACATTGcatgtattaaaaaaacccatAGTCATTTGCACTCCAGCAGGGCACACACGCTGTCAGAAAGGCTCCATTAAAGGTCTTAGGAGAGTAAACATTTAATAGAGCACATGATGCACATTTTGAGACCaattttgtgattttaaaagCTTGATTCATCGTGTTTATTCAAtaatttaatttcctcctcCTGATAACTTCTGCAAGGTATAAATCAAGTAGCCAATATAAAtgctctttctgtctttgagtCTTGCCTGTTGGGTAGATAGTCTGCAGGCTTCTGTAAAAACTGACACCACTATGTCTtcacttctgtgtgtgtgtgtgtgtgtgtagcgatCGGTGGACTTGAACCCGTCACAGAGCGACCTGGTGCTGAAGGTGGCTGAGTTACTGGTCAGTAAAGAGGAACatgacagcagagcagaggtgtGGGTGGAGAAAGCTGCCAAGCTTCTGCCAAGAAACCCTGCAGTCTTTAACCTGAAGGTGAGGCTCCTTTTCCTCTGCATCTGTCAGCTGTTTATGGGTCAGTGGCAAATAAGGGTTGACAAGATGAGCAATGCAAAAATAcctaaaaaaatctttaaaagcagcatcaggcttattaaaatgcacattttgtatttttgttgattttatgtcatttgaaatgaaatttgcaacatttttttttattaccaaaagtaataaaagtgtgaaatggtgtaaccaaaaataatgatacatattttatccacctacagtgtatttaagtgcacttATAAAAGtaatttcttcatttaaaaacatcaaatgaaaacaaaaataaatcgtatttcttcatttaaattttaaagcattttgtcaatactgAGCAGGaaaaaccctttttttctaaataatttaTGACGCATGATgtcaaatttgttaaaaaaaatgctcaaaaaatcattttattttatgttttatgtatatcTACTTTTTCCAACGTGGAGGCCAGGTCATTGCAGCTATTATTTATGTTCAGTCTCACAGGACACTTGATGTGTGATGTTTATTCTCAAAGCTATAATGGATAATTTTCAGGAATAAAgattcaaaaaaacaacttttcattgtatgaatgtattttattatttgaagaACAAGTTCTGTTATATGCATCAGTAAATATGAAAGTACAATCAAACAAAGCCATTCAGCTGCAGATTTCAACAGATCTCTGTGAATATAACATAACTAACAATTTTCTATAATATTGTTACAACAAAAACCAGACTAGTTTATGATAGACAcagttgtgatgtcatgttAATGAGTCACcactcataaaacatttttacataccaAGCAACATTAAGCTCCctataaatatatgtgttgAATTAGCATCAGTAGCATAATAAAATCATAGcatattataataatcattgtgACAAGAAAAGTCTAATAACGTTAACTTGATTTTTATAGCATAATTTCCTTTCTCTCTAGTGCTAATAAAGGcatctatgccagaaaaaatcttGGCTTCCCTGATATCTAAAGGTAGTTTGTTTAATAGTTTTGGGGTGTAATTAACAAAGACTGCATCCCCGATATACTCTCTGCTGTTTAGTCAGAAGGCTTCACCTCAGACTACTCTGCAATGGCCTGCTCGACGTCATTGTAGCTAAAAATCCGACAAGCTATCTGCTCAGTTTCTATCAGCTTCCCACACtccattaaacaaacaaaccaaccatCATCAATGTAAGCCAGGTCTGAATAACCACTGGGTCCACTGTTGATGATGGAGGGTTTGCTCCATTTTGTTGGATCCTGTGGGGATTTGTTCAGATACACTCCTAAATTAACCCTTTTGGACGTATCAGTCGGGTGGCTGAAGAGGAGCCACTTGTTATGAACTGGCTGCAGTTCACTTTGATCTGGAAAGGAGACTACACTTCCCTGACAGCCTGTGTCCACAAGTTTTTCAACAGAATTGGCAGTACCAaactctttccctccatcttcaCTGACAGCTTCTACTCGATACTTTGTATGACGagcattgcagtagattctgcTCTTGCCTTCATCATCAAAAACCTCTGCCATTTCACATTCAAGCGAATCCGTTGTAAGTTTATTGCCCAGTGTCCAAGTTTTACCCCGATCATCACTGTACAGGCAAAGTGCAAAGGGGCGGGAAGAGTTTTCACGATAATAAGCATAAAGTGGGACAATCAATCTACCACTCTCCATTTGAATACCATGGCCTGGCCCTACAGCCATTGTGTCCCACTGCTTGATTTCAACCAACTCATTTTCAGTGAATACAGTCACCTCACTCCAGTTTTGGCCATCATCAGTGCTCTTGATGTAGCAGAGATGGGTCTCGTTTGTGTGGTGCTCTATCTGCCATTGCTCTGAGACTCCGTCTTTGACACAGATGAAAAACAGGAACAGTGTTTTGCTGTTCTTCTCATACACTGGGCAGGGGTTCATAGGACGGCATCCATGAAGATGTGCCTTGGTAACTGGTTTCAGCTCTGACCActaagataaaaaaagagagatgtgtaaatataatgattaaCTTAGCATGCAGTTAAAAACTGTCGTCACAAgtaatatacaaataaaccaGTTGCTGTAGAT harbors:
- the LOC134000587 gene encoding sialidase-3-like, coding for MANNPSYLRTPEESKETVFTTVVHRIPDLIYLGDDKILAFAERRKTTNDASTVALDMRTGKVNRNKESNPEVTIKWSELKPVTKAHLHGCRPMNPCPVYEKNSKTLFLFFICVKDGVSEQWQIEHHTNETHLCYIKSTDDGQNWSEVTVFTENELVEIKQWDTMAVGPGHGIQMESGRLIVPLYAYYRENSSRPFALCLYSDDRGKTWTLGNKLTTDSLECEMAEVFDDEGKSRIYCNARHTKYRVEAVSEDGGKEFGTANSVEKLVDTGCQGSVVSFPDQSELQPVHNKWLLFSHPTDTSKRVNLGVYLNKSPQDPTKWSKPSIINSGPSGYSDLAYIDDGWFVCLMECGKLIETEQIACRIFSYNDVEQAIAE